DNA sequence from the Carassius carassius chromosome 6, fCarCar2.1, whole genome shotgun sequence genome:
aaggttgtgactgaagtcagttgtagttcttgtgtttctgctcttctgtttttctgttctcttctttccttcagtgattctgcttgttaacaggcttattaaggctgaaattatttcatatttaatacacacagattttgtggctcagataaggtccagttctggttaatttctttactcttggctgacatatggcattgctatggcctgcttgtggctcagttctggcaaacaggagcggtccgcccaagtgccatcattccacgctacatgtgggccagatcatctttccatgggtgccagatgtgggccggatctgggccgacacaatgttgctatctgggaTTTTAGcagaacgttctgggaactaaaataaaactagccGCTGAAAAAGTTCCTAGAACATTAAAACATTCTAGGTGGGAATGCGTTTCTATGCGTATAAATGAAAGGGTCCTACCTGCTCCTCCATCTTTGAATCCTGAAACTTGTAGTTTGTACCCATCATCTTCAGGACCCACAGAGAAGGACGAGTACAGAGCGAAACCTTTCCTTCCGGTGAAGTCCTCCAGATCCACTCTCAGCATGTACTTGTTCTTATGTGTCAGCTGGTACATGTTCTCCAGCCCTGATCATagacacacatgaagaacacgtgcaccaaacactggacatgaacatccacacaaacacacacacactgtgagatcTTACCCAGCCAGTATTCTCCCTCCACATTCCCAAATCCTCTCTTGTACTGATTCCACGGCCGATAGAAATTCACACTGCCATCCATTCTCCTCTGAAACACCTGTGATGGGTTTATATAGAATATATGATTCATAACGAATGTGCTGATGTGTTTTTGATGATCTAGAGACACATTCATACCGTCCATGCTCCGTTGTCTTCATCTTTCCCACCTGAGATCATCTCACAGTAAACCCAGACAGGAATGTCTCCTACTGGATAGATGGAGTAAATCCCACTGACTGTTTGTCCAGATTTATAGACATCAGAACAGTCAACGGGCTTGAAACCATCAGAAACGGACTCAGTAAACCCCATGAGAACAGAGAGCAGAGCCACAACAAGCACCGTCATCTAGAGAGAAACACAGCTGGTCATCATCCTCATTTATAATGATCAATCACACTGACATTAGAAAGAAACATGATCTTGCCTTTGCTTGAAGAATCTTGAAGAAAGTAAAAATAGTTTTCCTGAATGATTATCTGAACTCTGAATGTTTTGTGAAGTAAATGATGGAGAATAAAACAGTAACTTTTGTGTTGTGATGTTGTTCAATGTGACACAAACACTGTTAAATATCTACCAGGTCAGGCTCCACCTCTGtgttactgtataaataaaaaaaacgtatattGCAAAACCCTTGATTCTTGGCACAAATTgcctatctgttttttttttatacaatgacCTAAATGTTATCAGTAAGAGTGTTTGTAACATCTGTCATTGGAGTCATTCTTGCAATGCACAATGTTGAAATACTTATGTCTTATAATTGTTAGGACTTCCCTCACTCGGTTTGACATTGTTTTGTAACAGCtagaataaaaagtttaataaaacatttagtatTAATGAGTTTTCAGTATTGGAATTGGATTGGAGCGACTGTACTTCTGTTCCTGGAGTAAATTTTCCTCATTGTCAAATAAAGCAAATTAACAGATATCTTGCAGATGTACGTGTGTGATCTGGGAACAGATAccttttaaaacaaatttttttgtttaaaaatgtatcttcttTGTTCAACCATTTGTTTCACTTATAATGACTTATTGTTCATACAATTTAAAATTGATTTCTAACGAGAACACCACAACTGACAAAATGTACATAAAGACATAATGCTTGCAATGCAGGAGTTTATTCATTAACTCACCAGTTAATCAGACAGACCAGATAACAGACCAGGAGAAGATAACAGTTGCTTTGTTTAGACTgaggaaaataaaatgttaaacctTCACATTTTTAATATAGTGAAAACAACATTGGATGTTTGCGCCTGAAAACATTAATGTTTCTATGAAACACGTCTGATCTTCATGCTGGTGAatttcatgccaacagccaaatTGTTGTTCCAGCTGTACCAAACATTTCCAATGGCAAAAATGGTGGGATCTTCTCCCCATAAATACACACCATTGAGGTTTGcatagtgacagcttttgtaccaaAATGCCCCAAGATAATGTTTGGCACAGTTAACACTACTGGAGTCTTGGTCCTTGTCAAAGGTGGTGAACTTCTGTCCATTATGTTGGGTCAAAGAATCACCTCCAGAAAGGAAGTGACATGACgttcagccaagtatgatgacacatactcagaattcatgctctgcatttaacccatccaaagtgcacacgcacacacagccttgcacagggagcagttgggggttcagtgccttgctcaagggcacctaattcatggtattgccggcccgagattcgaacccacaaccctagggttagcagtcaaactctctaaccaccaggacATTAACATCTTATTTATGACTTATTTACAACATATTTATGATATTTAATTTCTCACCTGATAATGTGACATAAAACATGATGTTTAATTTCAGTTACAAAGtactttaattgtaaaaaaaaaaaaacaatttacgcAATTTAGCAAAACCTGATCAGGCAGGAACATGACTTGATCGTCAGACAGGTGGTAGGAGGAGGGAGATTTGTATTCAGTGTTTCAGAGGttggactttcaagtcacaagcaagtcttcaagtcatatcccaagtcctcaaaagGTTAAAgctaatgagctaattaagtgactaattaaatgatgattgtacattagtgatgcacatctgctgttaacaatcaacatcactgcagtaaagagaaacacaagaactacacctgaatttagccacagccttcaactgaaaaaaaaaaaacaacgccaACAAAAACACTATGCCCCCatgtggtcaaggtttgctttaggtagtctcttgacccttgaccctcctcttctgactattattaattcctcattgtcattaggatatgtccccaaaaccttcaaactggctgttattaagcctctcatcaaaaaaccacaacttgacaccaaagaactagttaattatagaccaatctcccttttctgtccaagatactagaaaaggtggtattctcacaattatattccttcttagagaaaaatggtataagtgaggatttccagtcaggatttagaccgtgtcATCGTACTGacactgctctccttagagttacaaatgatctgcttttatcatctgatcgtgggtgtatctctctattagttttattggatcttagtgctgcgtttgacacaattgaccacaacattcttttgcatagacttgaacactttgttggcatcagtgaaagtgcattagcatggtttaaatcgtacttatatgaccgccatcagttcgtagcagtgaatgaagatgtatcctatcgatcacaagtgcagtatggagtacctcaaggctcagtactagggccactactcttcacgctttatatgttatacttgggagatatcatcagtaaacatggtgttagcattcactgttatgctgatgatactcagctctatatttcttcgcagcctggtTTCTCTGTCAATTattcgcaatctttccttagaaagccacgtttctagcatttgtaaaactgcatttttccatctcaaaaatatatctaaattacggcctatgctctcaatgtcaaatgcagaaatgttaatccatgcatttatgacctcaaggttagattattgtaatgctttattgggtggttgttctgcacgcttagtaaacaaactacagctagtccaaaatgcagcagcaagagttcttactagaaccaggaagtatgaccatattagcccggtcctgtcaacaatgcactggctccctatcaagcatcgtatagattttaaaatattgcttattacttataaagccctgaatggtttagcacctcagtacttgaatgagctccttttacattataatcctctacgtccgctacgttctcaaaacttaggcaatttgataatacctagaatatcaaaatcaactgcgggcggcagatccttttcctatttggcgcctaaactctggaataacctacctaacattgttcgggcggcagacacactcttgcagtttaaatctagattaaagacccatctctttaacctggcatacacataacatactaatatgcttttaatattcaaatccgttaaaggatttttaggctgcattaattaggtaaaccggaaccggaaacacttcccataacaccccactgagcaaagttatgtccagttgacgtctttttatgtctttgcagacgttgaaaagacgtccactgaggagctagaatgaaagtttttatgacgtctttttttgacgtcttctgtacgtctgatttagacgttcacagaacctccttaaaaggttcaaaactagttcaaaagtggtcagcggaaatattttcaacatcatttaaggttcatttagacataatttattactatttctggaccaaatcaataGTCTCAGGATGCGTTAgatttagatgttatttcaatgtaatttccagacactgtgtttgtcctaaaataaaaaaaaataataataatcttcatgaaataatgaaataactgatgattgagcatgtggtaaaatcaactgcaaaacaaagaaattaaatctctgaagatctcagcagaggaggatcaatttacatcatttacatcaacatcatttgaagtcaccattgtggtggacagtgtttggtttagttgggatcttggtcctcatgcTGCTTGTGTGAGCTTGTCTTTGGTTGTTGTAACTGTGTGTTTTAATGGTGATTAAACTATAGCACAAtatgttattaatgttttgttgcaactcTGTATTTATTTCAATGGACAGACACTTTGTAGAAAAAGGAATGTActtattttgataaaaaacacatcatgttgtcacacacagacatcaagattgtggatatgcatcacatcaatggtgacaattaaaacaaaaaggtctggaaaataaggatgagtttgtgctatgaagcggttttgtttgttttgattgtcaccattgttgtgatgcatatgctaaatcttgatgtctgtgtgtgagtacatgatgcttttgctcaaaatatttcaaatgcatgcatCAGCTCTCTTAAATTTGCCtttctttgctacaacaacagtgtttcacaaacacacagttataacagccagagacaagtTAGCGCAAGaagaatgaggaccaagatcccaactaaaccaaacactgtccaccacaatggtgacttcaaatgaatcaaatatcaacatttaaacctctattaattctcaataagagcttctctagatgtctaacagaaataaagtcaatctaataattctcatgtttgtggagatgcttgatcctcctctgctgagatcttc
Encoded proteins:
- the LOC132142905 gene encoding microfibril-associated glycoprotein 4-like, translated to MTVLVVALLSVLMGFTESVSDGFKPVDCSDVYKSGQTVSGIYSIYPVGDIPVWVYCEMISGGKDEDNGAWTVFQRRMDGSVNFYRPWNQYKRGFGNVEGEYWLGLENMYQLTHKNKYMLRVDLEDFTGRKGFALYSSFSVGPEDDGYKLQVSGFKDGGAGDSLSYHNGQKFSTFDKDQDSYGSNCAKVYLGAFWYNGCHTANPNGVYLWEEDPTLFAVGNVWYSWKSNFAVGMKFISMKIRRVS